TTCTGCGGTTGTATGATTGAGGCATCATGCCATGAAAGGAGTTGCTTCCAAGAAGTAAAAGGATTAGACCATCACTAAAGTTTCCGAGACACTGAGGAAGCATGCCACTCAAGTTATTTTTTGACAAGTCAAGGTACCGAAGAGAACTCATATTGCAAAGCAATGGTGAAATTTCTCCAGTAAAATTGTTGTTGGTAGCTCCATATTCTAGCAGGGATGGTGGAGGGATTGGTAATCGTCCATGAAAATTGTTGAGCGAAAGCCTCAAGCATAGTAGGTTAACCCAGGGTATGAAAACTGGAAGTTCATCTGAAAGGAAATTTTCAGATATGTCCAAGAATATCAGAGTTTCCTTGCTTATGTTCCACATCCAGTTTGGTACTTGGCCATGGATTTTGTTTCTCGACAGGTCCAACCgcttcaaaattttctgataTCTTAAGAAAGATGGAAACTCTCTTAAGTTGCATCCATTCAAACCCAGAATACTAAACTGTGGAAGAGTTGCATTCATAATAATATTGGATTCGGTAACAAATTCCAAATTGTTCCGATTCAATTGGAGTTGGTATAGATTTTGTAGGTTCTGAAACATTTGAAACTCCACTACACCACTCAGGTTATTTGAATGTAGATAAAGGATCTCGAGGTTCTTGAGATTGGAAAATGAGGCAGGAATTGAACCAATCAACCTATTAAAAGCAAAATCTAGGTAAACTAGTTTGCTAAAATTACCCAGCCAAGATGGAATTGGACCAGTTAAATAACTCGTACTGATCCTAAACACAGTCAATTGGGTAAGGTTGGCCAAGGAATCAGGAATTGGACCTCCAAATTTGTTTGCTGAAATGTCTAGATAAGTGAGCTGTCTAAGATTACCAAGTGCAGATGGAACCAACCCTTCTGAAAAATTGCATTGAGCTACATCCAACTCTTGCAATGAATTAAGCTTTTCAAACGAGGAAGGTATTTGTCCGAAAAACCTAGTATAAGCAACTTTCAGTAAGATTAGAGGACTACTTCGATTAAATTCAGGAAAATATCCAGTGAGATCTTGGTTGTATCTCACACTAAGAACTTTTAAGTTCtgtaaattgaaaattctCACTTGGAATTCGCCAAACAAATTACATTCCTTGAGGGTAAGGGATGTCAGAAATGATAAATTTGTCAAGGAAACAGGTATGATCGAAGATATGTTAATGAAActaagagagagagtttcTAGACTAGTTAAATTTTGAACTAGACTTCTCATATCGGATGGTTGAAGTTTCAACAATCCCTGAGGATCATCAGAAGatgtttcaatttcaagaTTGCAACACAGATCAAGGTATGTCAACTTGGACAAGTGTGAGACTTCAGATGGGACTTGACCAGAAAAGACTGAGGCAGAGAGGTCAAGATGAGTGAGGCTTGGAAAATTTCTTATGCTAGATGGAATTTGAGAGTAATTGAAGTTATTGTCAGAGAGGCTTAACCTTTGAAGATGCACCAAGCTGAACAGGCTACTATTGGAGTCGAAAGAACCGTAGAGATAACTGCTGCTAAGATTAAGGCCAATAACATGACCCGTCTTCTCGTCACACTCCACCCCATCCCACAAGCAGCAACTGCTATTTCCTCCTCGAGCTGGTTTCCATGATGAAACCTTTGGATAAGCACCGTCATAACGTGAAGCAGATTTGTCAATAATAAAGCTCTCCTTGAACTGCAGCAAAGCAGAGCGCTCCTCATCATGGCAAGAGGGCTGCTGCAAGGAGTATACAAAGTTAGCAGCCAAAAGATGAAACAGCAGCAGAACTAGTAGTTTGGAGAGCATGCGAATCGACACGTTAAATAAGCAATGGGATATCCCCATACTGTTCTGAGATTTTGTTTTCCTGTGCACTCTTAGCTAAATAAACATCTATGGAAATGAAAGTTAGAAAGCTAGGTATTTATGGACTGCCATGATCGAGTTGTTGAGCAATACCATCACAAGAAAGATGCGGCCGGCAACAATGGGATTGCATATACTTGTATATAGTATAAGGAACATATACGTGGCCTAGTGTTTTCACACTCCAGATGACTATAAAGTCCAGAACTCACGATCTGATGCATAAAAAAGTGTAAAATGCAACCAAATAATCATCCTTGCAATTAAGAACCATTGTTGTCAATtcgaaacaaaagaaaatcgGTTCCTGTCAATTACagatattttcatttaaaacaACTAATAACTTCCAGTCAACTTGCCATTGAATTTAGGCGCTGCAAAAGTGCTGACCAAGTCTAGTTTTGCAGAGGCTGGAGGCCCGGGGGTTATAAAAGCCAAGAAGATATTGGAGTTTATATAAAAGATCATTACCAACCCTTCTCTTCATTATTATATTCTTTAGGGATATGATTGCATCACACATGGCTTTTGGAGATAATTAAATTAGCTAAACCCAATGGTAATGTtctcaaagaaaaaacatttaaCCAAACAAGATACAGAAGTAATCACGAAAGCTTTCCGAAATTTTATTCAGTCAAGTGAGATCAATAAGCttcaatgttttattttagtcaaatgaatattttcaGCAGTAAGAACTGGTAGAAGAAAGATTTTTGTGTCTAAGAAATGGTTAGTTGTGCAAACAGCTTATAGCTTAACAACGGTTACTCCTACATTCGAGGTTTTGTGTTCAAATCTTTCTCtctcaatatcgcttgtataaaacagaaaaataattagttCTCGAAAAGTTGAAATAGAAGCATAAAACACGAAGATCCACAGCCCTACATCATCCTCCTACTACCCTACATATCTCCTCCCCTAGCCACGCCAAGATCCACACCAACACctcaataattaaattaaggaaCGAAAGTGAAACTCAAGTACAAGTTCATAGATTATTGCCTTAATCTTTtcgtttgtttgtttgttttttttttttttttatataaaagatgAGACATAATACGCCGGCTAACACACGAAAAATGAAACTAACTAAAGTTCGATAAATAAATTTAGAGATACAAGTGAAACTCGAATACAAATTTTAATACAAGTTAGGTTCACTTGAACTCAAGTGGTCCAAAAATTTTGCTTACCATCGGTCAAGATCAATGCGATGGAAAGGTCAAGATATGATATAAGCACCAAATAGTGATCAGAGAATTGTTTTGTTGACTGCAAGCCTGCAATGTGTTTGATATTGAACTGGCTTGCAATTATAATTGAGttatttttataatcaaatcaaatcaaatcaaagcattCCTTAAAATATTGTTGAGCTGTTCCTGTGTTGTATATAGAACTATAACACATTCATATTATATAACTCCGTCGTCGGTCTCCCAAATATTTTAGTCGGCTTGTTGTTCTGTAAATTAAATCAGGCACCTTGTATGCCAGTTGCTCTCCCTCTAAATTAATGGGGGTATTTCGGTGACGGACCAATAATTAGTCCAATACCAATATTTGTTTACAACTTAACCATCCCCACAACTGAGGAGGTGCGAAGTTATATCACAAAATGTCTCGCAGTTAGTAGTGAAACTACTCACTTATGTATTGTATTAGACATAAGCTCAAAATTGAAGCATTCGTTACCCatgtgttcttttttcttatcaaTTTAAGCCCATTGACCATCTTTACACCTCATAAaactttttccttattttggTGATGAGTTAACTTAGGTTTTAGGCAGTGGCTGAGCCATGATTTCAATTAGAAGGGATCTTTATAAAACTTGTATTCTCTTCATAATCatgaattttatattttaaattgattaaatacTAATTTCATCATCTACACTATTAAAGacttaaatattaataattttattccaacagggaaaagaaatagaaaaataaagagttCATAAAACGCAATATTAAGGTACCCACCTCatacataaagaaaaatgaggaAGCCAATGGGTTCCCACCATAGTGGTGGTGGATTCCCCCTTCCCCCCATGGCACCCAAGATCAAACCACAGTGGAGTTTCTTTCCTccaatgtaataaaataaaaaattcacaaagctttaaacaaaagaggaagagaaagaaaggttAAAACTTTCGGAGTTTTTAGTTCAAATGTCTTAAACTAACCTAGAAGATTTAAGGGAGATGAGTAGAAGAGATATATTTTATGGTTAATTTGTAGACCAAAAAAcctaatatattattttattttagggtaaatatcctaaaactaattaatatattataataatatatctCATATATTACATACAAATAGAAGAGGTAAAAATGGAGTGGCTGACTCCGCCCCTGGTTTAAGGCTCGATGATTAAACGTTTCTTATTGCATGCCCATTTTACTCATACAAAGCAATCATAAAGTGCCTATTTGACATTGCAAATTATTAgcaaaaatcatttattttgtcCACACATGTCTATTTAGTATTCAGTTTGCCAATCATCAAACAACCTTCCTTCACAattgatttctctcacagaaAATCTAAAAACGactattttcacagcacatcAATACTAAATTAGTAAATGTCTTACTTTTAGCTTACGTGGTCTTGATTTACCTAAAtgtcttatttttttcttcatgtctGGTGTTgatttataagaaattaacTTAATGGAATACCCATTAAATTCTTAGAACCACCAAATTAGGAGTGTGTCAGTTCAAAACCGCCTGCTCTACCCAAACCTCTTGTGGCCTAGCTCAATCTTCTCGTCCAAAAGCCAAGTTCCATGTATCGCAACAAACGAATTAACCCAGAAACAAAGCGGCAAGGGACTTCTAcgtattaaattattttagtcaggttttatttatttatcaatctTATTAAcatttcttttcataatttgaAAGATATAACAATTTGGATCTCCCTGACCAGGCTGACCTTgttgagaaaaaaattcttattgtttacttttgaaataaaaattctagTAATAGCTCATGAACTTATACTCAACTTATACTCTAGTCcttgaattaaaattttagaCAGCAATAATTCTTGGCATCAACAATGTAGcaatttaagttaaaattgGTCATTTGGATGGTATGTGTGTGGCCAATTTTTCAAAGGTATAACTTTTTGGTTCACCTCAACATTCCTCACTTGTCTGACGATTGTTGTGGTTTCATTACGCGTGTGATTATTATAACAATGTCTTTTTTGTATTCAGTCATGGagtaatttttcatattggaATATAACAAAAATCCATCCTGAACTTGGTACTAGGGTTGGAAATGAACTGATTTGGGGCCAGACataacaataccatccccgtTTTCGCTCCTCATCACCGCCCCTGTTGATACCAAATATCAATTAGGCTCGGCCTCGAGAAACTTAGGGCCAAACCACTTGAGAAAGTAATTAGACCAAATGATTGGTAGGCTACGACTACCCTTTTTTTTATGCCACCCAGGCCCAAACAACGACCAAACAATTATGGCCCAGCACACCATCATAGGCGTCTCACCCCAGGAGACCCATAAGCATCAAAAGCAAGGCACACAATGTATCCCACCAACGTGCGATGATCCCAATAGGGAAGGGAACACGCGCTTGGCTCCCACCATCCATTCAAATCAGAGGACACCACGTCATTAAAGACCCAACAATCCCACATCGAAAAAAGATGGAGAAGAGGTCACATCTTCCCAATATGAAAGTTGACCGAGGTAACTAAACTCCCCTTTAGACTTAAGTACAATAAATTTTCAAACCTCATTTGAGGAAGAAACCTGATTGAGGCATCGGAGGGTGGTTGGTGGATCCACAACCACCTCTTCAGTGGCCATTGCATATCTCCATTTCAGGGGATTGTTACCATTATCCACCATGCTTGACTTGACCGTCCTAAGTGCAACGAGAAGTCTACAGACCTCCAAAACTCAAGTCTACCCTTAAGTGAAGGTTGACCGGGTTTTGAAACACTTTGATTGATGGCGCAAAAATATGCATCAACAACCTCCATCCCTTATAAGAATTTCCGAGGAATCCCCTCCTCGTTGGGGGCTACTTCTCAAACACACCCCAAATCcatgattttttattaaaaaaaatattcatcctacattatatattttcaccgtaaattatcattcaactcAATTACATtcaattgaattataaaaTTCCAACTCATTGACTTAAAATAATCGCAATTCAATTACTATATTACTTATCAGGCCGGATTAGGAATTTGGGATAACAATTTCATTCCTGACTTGTCCTCGACCaaagataattaaaaattgGGGAGCCCCATATTCACTCCTGATTTTCCTCTGAAATCTCCCACTATTAGGTAGGGTCAAGGACCCAATAATGACCCGACCCAATGAGAATTTATGTCATCCTTAATTGGTGCTCTATTGTGGTGTAACCACAAAGAAGAGCTTTCAAAttgttattcttttttcttgagaTAAATCGATTGCAAGTTTCAGATTGAACTAGCTAAATGTCCAAATTTCTCTCCATTTAAAAACTCATTATCAAACACCATCGACGACCACAATTTCaggttttggttttaattatCTCTCTTAATTAGAGTTggactttcttttttttggaaaatatgCTTTATTGAAAGAACAGAAGCACATAAAAGTATACGGCGGATTTGAAGAAACCATCCGAAAACCAACGTGAGGGCGGGGAAGAATTGACCAAACTGACTCGGTTGGCTGCagttttaaatattttttttgaaaataagttAGTAAACCTCCCGTTTAGCGGTTGGTTCCCTATTCAAAACCggttaaattaaaattacataattttatttatattaacaCGTGTCATCTTGTTAGTTGAACTTATTCTATGCTACCGTGCAACCTACTGCATGAGATCGCACAAACCCGGTCGATAAATTTACCTTAGTCGCGCCGCCTCACTCGTCCTTCGTTTCTGGctctctctttcccttctCAGTCGAACCCACACGGtcaatctctctcttctcttcagCTGATTCTTCGTGCGCCGCTGCCGCTGACCCCGTTCTCAGGTAAGCTCGTCGACcctttttcagttttcagtGTTCAGCTTTGTTTGGGTCTTTATCTGCCTTCTGGGTTTTCGGGGTTTCTGGATTGAAGGGGTTTGCTGGATTTATATGTTTATGTAATCTGCATACttgtaatataatatttctTGGGAAATCTGCATGCGTGaaatctttgtttttggatttgtGTAATCTGCATGTTTGTAAGCTCTGTTTCTGTTGTGTTTTGGGCAAGTCCTAATTTGGTTCTTATCAGATTTCTTAGTGTTTAAACAGAGCATGCTGCATTTATTACACGTTTCACTGAATAATCAAACAGAAATCACTTTTATGAATTGTGAGAGAATTTTGGCATACTGAAAAGTTATAACAATTCCAAATAAAAGCTAAGAATTTGTGAGAGAATTGTGAGAGAATGTTGAAATAAAAGCTAagaatttgggattttgagTCTGCCCATGAGGTCAACACTATTTGAATACTAACGAATCTGATATGAAAATAGTAGAAAGAGATGTCTTTTTATCTTGAGTTGCAGTTTTCTAAGCTCCTGTTTCTGATTCAGCCACTAAAGGAGAGAGCCGTACATGGGAGACCTCACAGTTACCTCCAATGAGGACCAAAAGGCCGCCAAGCTACCCATCCCTGGCAAGCGAAACATCCTGATCACTAGTGCCTTGCCTTACGTCAACAATGTCCCTCACCTTGGCAATATTATTGGCTGTATATATCATTCCCttattttgtttccttctaatttttggGAACCAAACAGAttcttgtaatttatttatgtcttttgttttgttggcaGGCGTGTTGAGTGCCGATGTCTTTGCCCGCTACTGCCGTCTTCGAGGCTACAATACAGTTTACATATGTGGAACTGATGAGTACGGCACAGCGACAGAGACAAAAGCTATAGAAGAGCAGTGTAGCCCCCAAGAGATATGTGACAAGTAAGTTTTCCAGtgaaatttatataatttggtAAACTTAAATTCTATTTGTTGTCTTTGatttattgaaatttatttcaaattgttgtGTTCTTGTAGATATCATGCAATTCATAGGGAGGTTTATCAGTGGTTTAACATAAGCTTTGAGAAATTTGGGCGCACATCGACACCCCAACAAACAGAAGTGTGCCAAGCGATTTTCAAGAAGCTATTGGAGAATGATTGGCTTTCAGAGAACACAATGCAGCAGGTAGCATTCAATGGCTTGTAATTGTGTccattctttccttttttcttggtTGAGTCAGTGATTCTTTGCTAGCATTTTATGTTCATGCATTGCGATTTAGTTATGCCTTTTAGAATGTATTTGCATAAgttattttaacttaaattaaTACTGTAATTCAGCCTTACTGTGACACATGCAAACGGTTCTTAGCCGATAGGCTTGTGGAGGGGACATGCCCAACTCAAGGCTGTGACTATGCATCTGCACGAGGAGATCAATGTGAGAACTGCGGAAAGCTTTTGAATCCGACGGAACTAAAAGATCCTAAATGCAaggtacatatatatatatatatatattttcatatccTTTATTAGTATAAATTTCTATGTGTGTTGTATGCTATGTGCATATGTAAAATCAATTGAAAGGAAAGCATGACACGTCTGTACATAAGGTTTCCCAAATGAGAATGAGTACATTCCTCATTTGATCAAAATACTGAGGTCTTGTTCTCGTTGTTAACCTTTTCTGCAGCTTTGATaactttcttcttgttctctACATAATGAGTTAATAAATATGAATGTGAGCgtaactttcttttttcctcacGTGTAAAATTAAATGGACAGAAACGTGGTATTGTTACACGATTATGTTTCTCATTTTTGTCAATTGCAAGCAGGTCTGCAAGACAACTCCACGGATTCGTGATACAAACCACATGTTTTTGGAACTTCCTTTGCTCAGGGATAAATTGGAAGAGTACATCAATAAAACATCAGTGGCTGggtcttggagccagaatgcCATTCAAGCGACAAATGCATGGCTCAAAGAGGGGCTTAAACAACGATGTATTACTAGGGATCTAAAGTGGGGTGTTCCGGTTCCACATGATAACTTCAAGGACAAGGTTAATACATGTAATTTTAGTTATGCTAATTCtactaatttttcttaatatttttcaaaatttgttacattgtcTCAACTCTGCTATTGATAGGTTTTCTATGTGTGGTTTGATGCTCCTATTGGCTATGTCTCCATTACTAAATGCTACACTGATGATTGGGAGAAATGGTGGAAGAATCCTGAGAATGTGGAGTTGTATCAGTTTATGGGCAAAGATAATGTGCCATTCCATACAGTGAGTGTCCTATTCTAAGCATTTCTTACttcaaaaaatcatataattgaTTTCAACTGTGTACTTATTTATCTTCCAGGTTATGTTTCCGTCAACACTTCTTGGAACTGGTGAAAATTGGACTTTGATGAAGACTATCAGTGTTACTGAGTACTTAAACTACGAAGCAGGTTGGTTGACTATCTAGTAATTCTTTAGCCACAATCTAGTTATGACCATTAATTGTGCATGATTTAAATTTGGATGGTTATGACCATTAATGAAATTATGGATGCATGATTTTAGAAGAGCTTATTTATGAAAGCTTAAAGTTTTGCCTTTGTGCAATATATACTAGGTGATCTAAATTTTGATGGCTTTTACAGGAAAGTTTTCTAAGAGTAAAGGCATAGGGGTTTTCGGAAATGATGCAAAAGATACGAACATTCCTGTTGAAGTATGGAGATATTACTTGCTAACTAACAGGCCTGAGGTAACTTTGATGATTCCCATCTTcctttttgacttttttttttttttggggtgataGTTTGTAAATATCCTTCTTTCTCTGTATCTTTCTTTACTcgttttaattatatatatattttttggtgaaCTAGGTATCAGACACATTATTTACGTGGGCCGACTTGCAAGCA
The Prunus dulcis chromosome 2, ALMONDv2, whole genome shotgun sequence DNA segment above includes these coding regions:
- the LOC117618551 gene encoding probable methionine--tRNA ligase, yielding MGDLTVTSNEDQKAAKLPIPGKRNILITSALPYVNNVPHLGNIIGCVLSADVFARYCRLRGYNTVYICGTDEYGTATETKAIEEQCSPQEICDKYHAIHREVYQWFNISFEKFGRTSTPQQTEVCQAIFKKLLENDWLSENTMQQPYCDTCKRFLADRLVEGTCPTQGCDYASARGDQCENCGKLLNPTELKDPKCKVCKTTPRIRDTNHMFLELPLLRDKLEEYINKTSVAGSWSQNAIQATNAWLKEGLKQRCITRDLKWGVPVPHDNFKDKVFYVWFDAPIGYVSITKCYTDDWEKWWKNPENVELYQFMGKDNVPFHTVMFPSTLLGTGENWTLMKTISVTEYLNYEAGKFSKSKGIGVFGNDAKDTNIPVEVWRYYLLTNRPEVSDTLFTWADLQAKLNSELLNNLGNFINRVLSFVAKPSGQGYGSIIPDAPSADSDLLTEKLAEKVGKCVEQYIEAMEKVKLKQGLKTAMSISSEGNAYLQESQFWKLYKEDQPRCAVVMRTSVGLVHLLACLLEPFMPSFSLEVFKQLNLPPETHISLCDDKGDIDRARRPWEIIPIGHKIGKPEPLFKELKDEEVESLRKKFAGSQADRKEREEAEAVKVAAQLKKMKVSDNSGKKKQQATKSAAEAEISISRLDIRVGLITKAQKHPDADSLYVEEIDVGEGQTRTVVSGLVKYIPIEEMQNRKVCVLCNLKPATMRGIKSQAMVLAASTSDHATVELVDPPKAAQVGEKVTFPGFVGEPDEVLNPKKKVWETLQVDLHTNTDLVACYRDIPLTTSAGVCTVSSICGGSIR
- the LOC117618220 gene encoding receptor-like protein 6, with translation MGISHCLFNVSIRMLSKLLVLLLFHLLAANFVYSLQQPSCHDEERSALLQFKESFIIDKSASRYDGAYPKVSSWKPARGGNSSCCLWDGVECDEKTGHVIGLNLSSSYLYGSFDSNSSLFSLVHLQRLSLSDNNFNYSQIPSSIRNFPSLTHLDLSASVFSGQVPSEVSHLSKLTYLDLCCNLEIETSSDDPQGLLKLQPSDMRSLVQNLTSLETLSLSFINISSIIPVSLTNLSFLTSLTLKECNLFGEFQVRIFNLQNLKVLSVRYNQDLTGYFPEFNRSSPLILLKVAYTRFFGQIPSSFEKLNSLQELDVAQCNFSEGLVPSALGNLRQLTYLDISANKFGGPIPDSLANLTQLTVFRISTSYLTGPIPSWLGNFSKLVYLDFAFNRLIGSIPASFSNLKNLEILYLHSNNLSGVVEFQMFQNLQNLYQLQLNRNNLEFVTESNIIMNATLPQFSILGLNGCNLREFPSFLRYQKILKRLDLSRNKIHGQVPNWMWNISKETLIFLDISENFLSDELPVFIPWVNLLCLRLSLNNFHGRLPIPPPSLLEYGATNNNFTGEISPLLCNMSSLRYLDLSKNNLSGMLPQCLGNFSDGLILLLLGSNSFHGMMPQSYNRRSSLRMIDVSHNQLQGQLPKSLANCVMLEYLVLSNNQFSDVFPIWLGTLPELKLLAMRHNRFNGVVGQSRTNVDFPKLRILDLSFNNFTGEIPPLFPDITVNRSTYMSIDVVYQVNGFYIVQSVAYSITIAIKGLDLYYSKIQEGFAAIDISSNKFEGKIPEFIGNLTELRSLNISNNILTGSIPSSLGKLTNLESLDLSQNKLSGQIPQQLTQLTFLGNFDASHNNLTGPIPQGTQLTSFNSTSYEGNPGLCGDPLPNKCGNQEAPQQPFSTEEDSDSGSSRTLEYDLIFGLAGVGSGLVVGGVFADVVITRRQKWFLKIVGMVRLMIWKR